From Chitinophagales bacterium:
TTCACAATGGTAATGCGTGAATTTTCAAGCTGTGCAGCATTCCAGGAAATGTATAAAGACGATGTTGCAGGATTAGGATAAATCAAAGGCATATCCGTATCTGTTATTATGTTAACCGCCGTGTTGCAATCCTTCACAGTAACCGTGACAGAAGCAGTTCCGAGACAGCTGAATTGATCTGCGCCGGTAACTGTATAAGTGGTAGTAACTGGCGGAGCAACTTTTACAGGGTTGCCGGATAAATTTCCAGGCTGCCATAAATAAGTCGAAGCTCCAGATGAAGAAAGTGATGTACTATCACCGGGACAAACAGAAGTTGGGAAAGCCTTAGGTAATAATTTAACGGTATCAATGTTTACGGTTACAGGTATTCTGAAAGAACCGCAACCTGAAGAAATATGCCAGTCGTAAAAGAAATAGTAAGCATCATGTAAACCTAAGATGGAGCTGTATACAGACAACACCTCCGGTACAGTATATGGAAAAGCTACATTGCTGGTAGAATATAAAGCAGGTGAAGTGGAACCAATAGCATTCAGCTTGTAATCCTTTCCGCCATTAATTTTAAAATTTGTATGAATTACCATCTTTTTATTGACATCGCTGTCAGTAACAACGATGCTGGCAGTGGCAAGCCTAATAAAGCCAATAGTGCTGAATAAATTAACGGTAATTTTTCCGGCCTTTTGCGGATATACAAATACACTGTCAAGAATAAAATTATCGTAGGCGGTAAATAAAAACCCTTCTGTAAAAGCAGAACTGTATGAACCGGCGGTAGTATCGGGGTTTGCAAGACCGACAGTATCCTTATGCGTGATTCCTGTACTTACATAAAAAGTAGTATCGCTAATCACATTTGCTGTTATTGAATCGCCGGAAGCAAATGGAACCGATGAAGACAAATCAGAATACCAGCTTATAGGGCCAGTTGAAGTAACGAATAATTGAAAGGTATCAAGAGTGCAGGAAGTCACATTCGAAACAGAAGTGATTCCCTGTACCACTATAGACAAATTTGAAGAGGTATCTGCTAAACCGGAATTTGCACACGTTGCAATTGTGCGGTAAGACGTATTAGTCTTCAAGCTGTCTGTAACAAAGGATGCTATACCACCACCTACATTAAGATCGCTCCAGTTAATTCCATCGCTTGATTGCTGCCAGTCATATTGAATTCCTTTTTCAGTTGAGAGGCTGTTGTTCAGGTATATGGTAGTTCCTGCGCCAAAACAAATGGTATCAGAGGCAGCGGTTAATATTCCGGGACTGGGTGCCTCATTGCAGGGAGTTCCTCCAACATTTGTGATAACGGTAGCCCATAAGTTTTGAGGAGCGTTAGCAAATTCCTGGAAAGACCAGAATGAAGTATCACGCGGATCAGCACAGGTAAAAGTATAATCACCCCACCGGTTACGACCGCCGCCAAAATCCTTAAAATAAGGACCAAGGCCTGGCTTAAATATATAGGTCTCCTGCATGGTATTCAAACTATCCGTTCCTTTTCTGTATGAATAGCCTGCACTTGGATACATGCTCGAAGAAGACATTGCATAACCCAATAAAACATCATTTTTTACATTCACACCGATACTTGGATAGAAATAGAATATCCTTGCCGTTGAATCTTCAATCCGTCCAAATTGCTGAACTTTTACAGAGTCCGGATCTATCTGCCACCAGTCAACACATGCATGGGTGCCCCCATTGGTTACAAATACGGTATGCGTGAACCACAATGATCCATTAATATAAAGGACATTTTCAATTCTTGTATCACCGGCTTCGAGGCCATGAGTGCTGGCAAGCTGTGGTGCGGGCACTCCATTATCGCTCCAGGTGTGATTTATACCAACCAGGCTTTTAAAGGCATACTTAGGTGAGTCTATGGCACCACTAATGGTGAACAATTTTACATAGCCGAAGCCGCTGCTAAATCCATTAGAGTTGGCAACCAGGTATTCCGTTTCTAAAGAAGTATCTGTAGTGGTAGCTGGGCATAAAGTGAATACCGTCGGATCGCTGAATACATGCGCAGTAACAGAGCTGCCCATGTAAGCACTATCACGCCGGAAGACATAGATTTTTGTGAGCAGACCGCCCGTATGCAGAAAATCATTCCCGGTAAATACAATCCAATTTTTATTTAAGCCGACAAGTGCATAATCAAATAATCCAAGGTTTTCACCTGTGTCAAATGTATATAAATACCATGTGCCTGTAGGATCGGAAGTTT
This genomic window contains:
- a CDS encoding T9SS type A sorting domain-containing protein: MNRIFPLFSLICITVIAMGFTVHAQQVSQKQIKIGKPYVINFSALADEEKQNPAKYKKRFIEQGEDRDKDFRFKPQPVTGKASKFNITIPAHKSRSTSPSPNLVFNGVLDNGTLIPPDINGAAGDSLIMETTNQQFNIYNKFGTFIKTVGITTFFNVAGAYFFYDPHIIFDPTRHRFIISIDGFLANGNGGVFIAVSQTSDPTGTWYLYTFDTGENLGLFDYALVGLNKNWIVFTGNDFLHTGGLLTKIYVFRRDSAYMGSSVTAHVFSDPTVFTLCPATTTDTSLETEYLVANSNGFSSGFGYVKLFTISGAIDSPKYAFKSLVGINHTWSDNGVPAPQLASTHGLEAGDTRIENVLYINGSLWFTHTVFVTNGGTHACVDWWQIDPDSVKVQQFGRIEDSTARIFYFYPSIGVNVKNDVLLGYAMSSSSMYPSAGYSYRKGTDSLNTMQETYIFKPGLGPYFKDFGGGRNRWGDYTFTCADPRDTSFWSFQEFANAPQNLWATVITNVGGTPCNEAPSPGILTAASDTICFGAGTTIYLNNSLSTEKGIQYDWQQSSDGINWSDLNVGGGIASFVTDSLKTNTSYRTIATCANSGLADTSSNLSIVVQGITSVSNVTSCTLDTFQLFVTSTGPISWYSDLSSSVPFASGDSITANVISDTTFYVSTGITHKDTVGLANPDTTAGSYSSAFTEGFLFTAYDNFILDSVFVYPQKAGKITVNLFSTIGFIRLATASIVVTDSDVNKKMVIHTNFKINGGKDYKLNAIGSTSPALYSTSNVAFPYTVPEVLSVYSSILGLHDAYYFFYDWHISSGCGSFRIPVTVNIDTVKLLPKAFPTSVCPGDSTSLSSSGASTYLWQPGNLSGNPVKVAPPVTTTYTVTGADQFSCLGTASVTVTVKDCNTAVNIITDTDMPLIYPNPATSSLYISWNAAQLENSRITIVNPLGQKVIVTKANYHLTGNITVVDISTLPNGLYFVNIDKDGKSWKQNFAKE